A single region of the Parcubacteria group bacterium genome encodes:
- a CDS encoding glutamine synthetase — protein sequence MCEVLNPDGAPHPTNTRHILAATARRFQDHEPLFGIEQEYTLYHKDRPLGWPAHGFPHPQGRYYCGVGFDEVHGRPLVEAHLAACLEAGISISGINAEVMPAQWEFQIGTLGPLAVSDQLWIARWLLYRLGEELQVYAMLDPKPMPGDWNGAGGHTNFSIRAMREEGGLDIIKQTCEKLKTFHRQHIRVYGADNDKRLTGKHETCSIYEFRYGVSDRGASVRIPMATVQKGKGYLEDRRPAANLDPYQICTALIETACGEGFNPDAYGWDNFAFNEPREMR from the coding sequence ATGTGCGAGGTCTTGAATCCGGACGGCGCTCCGCACCCGACCAACACCCGCCACATCTTGGCCGCAACAGCGCGCCGGTTCCAGGACCACGAACCGCTGTTTGGCATTGAGCAGGAGTACACCCTGTACCACAAAGACCGGCCGCTGGGCTGGCCGGCGCACGGCTTTCCCCACCCGCAGGGCCGCTACTACTGCGGCGTGGGGTTTGATGAAGTGCACGGCCGGCCGCTCGTTGAAGCGCACCTGGCCGCGTGCCTTGAGGCCGGCATCTCCATCTCCGGAATCAACGCGGAAGTCATGCCCGCGCAGTGGGAATTTCAAATCGGCACGCTCGGCCCTTTGGCCGTGAGCGACCAGCTGTGGATCGCGCGCTGGCTCCTCTACCGCTTGGGCGAGGAGCTCCAGGTCTATGCCATGCTGGACCCCAAACCAATGCCCGGCGACTGGAACGGCGCCGGCGGACACACGAATTTTTCCATCAGAGCCATGCGCGAAGAGGGCGGCTTGGACATCATCAAGCAAACGTGCGAAAAGCTCAAAACCTTCCATAGGCAGCACATCAGGGTCTATGGCGCGGACAATGACAAACGGCTTACGGGCAAGCACGAAACCTGCAGCATCTATGAATTCCGCTACGGCGTTTCCGACCGCGGCGCCTCGGTCCGCATTCCCATGGCCACGGTCCAGAAAGGCAAAGGCTACCTGGAAGACCGCCGGCCGGCCGCGAACCTTGACCCCTACCAAATCTGCACCGCACTGATTGAAACTGCCTGCGGCGAAGGCTTTAATCCGGATGCATACGGCTGGGACAACTTTGCGTTCAATGAGCCGCGGGAAATGCGCTGA
- a CDS encoding DUF2914 domain-containing protein, translating to MLCAFRSHYQRVRVLYQRYERVLIPGFLVFGFFVDYITFKTIQISTSLTVLAYYFALAGGAIAFTHYYDAGRVTEKLRFVRLFAPLVIQYTFGALLGASFVFYWYSASFAASWPFILIVAGLMVGNEALRKYMVRPQVQLLAYYFIAFSFFSVAIPYLFNGLGPRLFLLAGLASLVFFIFYAWFVAAANKKASGTFSWVFGIFTVMNALYFANIIPPIPLSLRDAGAYHEVRRSNGGYILRTEHESVWQRLAPGQTVRLGPRERLYVYTSIFAPDDLRTSIYHQWHYYNESTGAWEKRDRLSFAITGGRREGYRGYSAKSAVDEGRWRVSVETDRGQVLGRATFTVQRVDAAPKLLEIAR from the coding sequence ATGCTATGTGCGTTTCGTTCGCATTACCAACGCGTCCGAGTTTTGTACCAGCGGTACGAGCGCGTTTTGATTCCGGGATTCCTCGTGTTCGGTTTTTTTGTTGATTACATCACCTTCAAAACCATCCAGATATCAACCAGCCTGACGGTGCTTGCATACTACTTCGCGCTCGCCGGAGGCGCCATCGCGTTTACGCACTACTATGACGCTGGTCGCGTTACCGAGAAGTTGCGTTTTGTGCGGTTGTTTGCGCCGCTTGTTATCCAGTACACGTTCGGCGCGCTCTTGGGCGCATCCTTCGTGTTCTACTGGTACAGCGCGAGCTTTGCGGCAAGCTGGCCGTTTATCCTGATTGTTGCGGGACTCATGGTTGGGAACGAAGCTTTGCGGAAGTACATGGTGCGGCCGCAGGTCCAGTTGTTGGCGTACTACTTTATTGCGTTTTCGTTTTTTTCGGTGGCTATTCCGTACCTGTTTAACGGTTTGGGGCCGCGGCTGTTCCTGCTTGCCGGACTCGCGAGCCTTGTATTTTTTATTTTTTATGCCTGGTTTGTAGCCGCGGCAAACAAAAAGGCGTCAGGTACCTTTTCCTGGGTGTTTGGAATTTTTACGGTGATGAACGCGCTCTATTTTGCGAACATCATTCCGCCCATACCGTTGTCATTGCGGGACGCCGGAGCGTACCATGAGGTGCGGCGTTCAAACGGGGGATACATTCTGCGGACGGAACACGAATCCGTCTGGCAGCGCCTGGCTCCCGGGCAGACCGTACGCCTTGGCCCGCGAGAGCGCCTGTACGTGTACACGTCCATTTTCGCGCCTGATGATTTGCGGACCAGCATCTATCACCAGTGGCATTACTACAACGAATCAACCGGAGCATGGGAGAAGCGCGACCGCCTTTCGTTCGCCATTACCGGCGGCCGGAGAGAAGGGTACCGCGGGTATTCCGCAAAGAGCGCGGTTGATGAAGGCAGGTGGCGCGTATCCGTTGAGACTGACCGCGGCCAGGTCTTGGGGCGCGCTACGTTCACTGTCCAAAGGGTTGATGCGGCGCCAAAGCTTTTAGAAATAGCACGATGA